In Akkermansia muciniphila, one DNA window encodes the following:
- a CDS encoding CPBP family intramembrane glutamic endopeptidase, whose translation MNELTDQLITLFSSILITVMSLAVAVNIFRRSHSPNTRHPLQWSIPVGHLDMLDIAMCGIIVLYFSLGALLAAATPPGASAPPSTTNMELDGYKVFNGTCLNLILAFVLLVRMFHTGRMEALGLKKHSLKALLYAPAAGYLLVLVIHFLLDKAGLFQWIEQVTNAPAEQSIVSVLRHSSDIPLITVICFSAAIAAPLVEELIFRGYLYPIMKKYTGVWFALITTSLLFGIIHVSLVPFIPLAIFGAVLVLLYEYTGSIWTPIIAHCIFNTATLINILYPGILLPYGT comes from the coding sequence ATGAATGAATTAACGGACCAGCTTATTACCCTGTTTTCCTCCATCCTGATTACCGTCATGTCCCTCGCCGTGGCGGTAAATATCTTCCGCCGGAGCCACTCCCCCAATACCCGGCATCCTCTGCAATGGAGCATTCCCGTAGGTCATCTGGACATGCTGGACATCGCCATGTGCGGCATCATCGTGCTTTACTTCAGCCTGGGGGCTCTGCTGGCGGCCGCCACGCCTCCGGGGGCTTCCGCTCCGCCCAGCACGACCAACATGGAGCTGGACGGCTACAAGGTCTTCAACGGAACCTGCCTGAATCTCATTCTGGCCTTCGTCCTGCTGGTTCGCATGTTCCACACGGGCAGGATGGAGGCGCTTGGATTGAAAAAACATTCCCTGAAGGCCCTTCTCTACGCTCCGGCTGCAGGCTATCTGCTGGTGCTGGTCATCCATTTCCTGCTGGACAAGGCGGGCCTGTTCCAGTGGATTGAACAGGTCACCAACGCACCGGCCGAACAATCCATTGTTTCCGTGCTGAGGCACTCCAGCGACATCCCCCTGATCACGGTCATCTGCTTCAGCGCCGCCATCGCCGCTCCTCTGGTGGAGGAACTTATTTTCCGCGGCTATCTGTACCCGATCATGAAGAAGTACACGGGCGTCTGGTTCGCCCTGATCACCACCTCCCTCCTCTTCGGCATCATCCACGTCAGCCTGGTGCCGTTCATCCCTCTGGCAATCTTCGGAGCCGTACTGGTGCTGCTGTACGAATACACGGGCAGCATCTGGACGCCCATCATCGCCCATTGCATTTTCAACACCGCCACTCTCATCAACATCCTGTACCCCGGCATCCTTCTTCCGTATGGAACCTGA
- a CDS encoding lysophospholipid acyltransferase family protein: MNSFYWVFYTLFKSISKAFFSWKVVNREKLIEDGPVLIVSNHQSFLDPPMLGISYEDGIYFFARKTLFQGIFKWSLPLCQAIPIDQENPDAASLKHVIRLLKSGKRVLVFPEGSRTPDGEIHDGMGGIGLILSKTKVPVQPLRISGAYEAFPIGARFPKLRPVTVTVGDPIPFTPAELNARGKDAYQHLTDRIMDAIRSLPAE, encoded by the coding sequence ATGAACTCTTTCTACTGGGTTTTCTACACGCTCTTCAAAAGCATTTCCAAAGCTTTCTTCTCCTGGAAAGTCGTCAACCGGGAAAAACTCATCGAAGACGGCCCCGTGCTCATCGTCAGCAATCACCAGAGCTTTCTGGACCCGCCCATGCTGGGCATTTCTTATGAGGACGGCATCTATTTTTTCGCACGCAAGACGCTGTTCCAGGGTATTTTCAAATGGTCCCTCCCCCTCTGCCAGGCTATCCCCATTGACCAGGAAAACCCGGATGCCGCCAGCCTCAAGCACGTGATACGCCTGCTGAAATCCGGCAAGCGCGTACTTGTGTTTCCGGAAGGCTCCCGCACGCCGGATGGTGAAATCCATGACGGCATGGGGGGAATCGGCCTCATCCTGAGCAAAACGAAAGTTCCCGTGCAGCCCCTGCGCATCAGCGGCGCGTATGAAGCATTTCCCATCGGCGCCCGGTTTCCCAAACTCCGTCCCGTCACGGTCACGGTGGGAGACCCCATCCCTTTCACGCCGGCGGAACTCAACGCCAGAGGAAAAGATGCGTACCAGCACCTGACGGACAGAATCATGGACGCCATCCGCTCCCTTCCTGCGGAATAA
- a CDS encoding lysophospholipid acyltransferase family protein, with protein sequence MAQLKHPKMVDIRDILDENTRLPALVAASAEKLLGLERLNKAYDKIVRDKESGSQENFFQLASRYLNLKLQLRPGDLENIPKKGPVVVVANHPHGLSDGIMFGELLTRVREDVRILANEQLSLCRELDPWLIKVDVYEDENAKRKNLSGMRKMISWLRKGGVLGIFPAGTASSFSLTHKRVTDDPWNANIGAIIRMTKATVVPVYFPGRNSLLFQGISLINRKARVAFLPREVGRDGRRTHRIVVGKPIPFSQLGQYDSDEAMVSHLRLRTYLLGKSYEKSRRPHVHKKDRKAKMAALISPVSVQDMQAEIDALPPECLHARQENGDWDVYVADALQIPNILIEIGRLREYTFRQVGEGSGKACDLDTYDNHYKHLFLWDRTHRKIVGAYRMGETDKILARYGVKGLYNGEYFSFSPAALRVLGRSLEMGRAFIVPEYQKRPLALGFIWEGIGQFMARNHHYRYLFGTVSISRDYTNLSRALIVSYLKAHEMEPVLVHEVKAYNPPRKADLKRSESCILPLGLADAQGLSQLVADIEEDGRGIPVLLRQYLKLNGKILSFSVDKHFGDVLDCLILVDIFKTPERSIKRYLGRAAYEQLLPYMQQEKEEEKTAE encoded by the coding sequence ATGGCCCAGCTCAAACACCCGAAAATGGTGGATATCAGAGACATTTTGGACGAGAATACGCGTCTGCCTGCCCTGGTGGCCGCGTCCGCCGAAAAGCTGCTGGGCCTGGAACGCCTGAACAAGGCGTACGACAAGATCGTGCGCGACAAGGAATCCGGTTCTCAGGAAAATTTCTTTCAGCTTGCTTCCAGGTACTTGAATCTGAAGTTGCAGCTGCGTCCGGGGGATCTGGAAAATATCCCTAAGAAAGGGCCTGTCGTCGTCGTCGCCAATCATCCGCACGGCTTGTCGGACGGCATCATGTTCGGGGAGCTGCTGACCCGCGTGAGGGAAGACGTCCGTATTTTGGCCAATGAGCAGCTTTCCCTGTGCCGGGAACTGGATCCCTGGCTCATCAAAGTGGATGTGTATGAGGATGAGAACGCCAAACGCAAGAACCTTTCCGGCATGCGCAAGATGATTTCCTGGCTGCGGAAGGGCGGCGTGCTGGGCATTTTCCCCGCCGGCACGGCTTCCAGTTTTTCCCTGACCCACAAGAGGGTGACGGACGACCCCTGGAACGCGAATATCGGCGCCATTATCCGGATGACGAAAGCGACGGTGGTGCCCGTATATTTTCCGGGCCGCAACAGCCTTTTGTTCCAGGGAATTTCCCTGATTAACCGCAAGGCGCGCGTAGCGTTCCTTCCCCGGGAAGTGGGGCGCGACGGCCGCCGGACGCACCGCATCGTGGTGGGCAAGCCCATTCCGTTCAGCCAGCTTGGGCAGTATGATTCCGATGAAGCTATGGTCTCCCATCTCCGCCTGCGCACTTACCTGCTGGGCAAGAGTTATGAAAAGAGCCGCCGCCCCCATGTGCACAAAAAAGACCGGAAGGCAAAGATGGCCGCGCTGATCTCCCCTGTTTCCGTGCAGGATATGCAGGCGGAAATTGACGCGCTGCCCCCGGAGTGCCTGCATGCCCGCCAGGAAAATGGAGATTGGGACGTGTACGTGGCGGATGCCCTGCAAATCCCCAATATCCTTATTGAAATAGGGCGTTTGCGGGAATATACCTTCCGCCAGGTAGGGGAAGGTTCCGGCAAGGCGTGCGACCTGGATACGTACGACAACCATTACAAGCACCTGTTCCTGTGGGACAGAACGCACCGGAAAATCGTAGGCGCCTACCGTATGGGGGAAACGGACAAAATCCTCGCCCGCTACGGTGTGAAAGGGCTGTACAACGGGGAATACTTTTCCTTTTCCCCCGCCGCCTTGCGGGTCTTGGGCCGTTCTCTGGAGATGGGGCGAGCCTTCATTGTCCCGGAATATCAGAAAAGGCCTCTGGCGCTTGGTTTTATTTGGGAGGGAATCGGCCAGTTCATGGCCCGCAACCACCATTACCGCTACCTGTTCGGCACGGTCAGCATTTCCCGTGATTACACCAACCTTTCCCGGGCCCTTATCGTCTCCTATCTGAAGGCGCATGAAATGGAGCCCGTGCTGGTGCATGAGGTAAAAGCCTACAATCCGCCCCGCAAAGCGGACCTGAAGAGGTCGGAATCATGCATCCTCCCTCTGGGTCTGGCAGATGCCCAGGGCCTGTCCCAGTTGGTGGCTGATATAGAGGAAGACGGCAGGGGCATTCCCGTATTGCTCCGCCAATATTTGAAATTGAACGGCAAAATTCTTTCCTTCAGCGTGGATAAGCATTTTGGCGACGTGCTGGACTGCCTGATTCTGGTGGACATTTTCAAAACGCCGGAGCGTTCCATCAAGCGCTACCTGGGCAGGGCTGCTTATGAACAGCTTCTGCCTTACATGCAGCAGGAGAAGGAGGAAGAAAAAACGGCGGAATAA
- a CDS encoding serine/threonine-protein kinase: MVPQQENIVNCPACGQPMDISLLPLYANAICPGCQALTRVKTRMGPYHITGKLGKGGMSVVFRAEDAVLGREVALKVLNDTYAGDALRCERFEREARIMARVSHENLVKIYAVGRDQGLFYIAMELVEGNGLDALIAAEERVPEDRVLRLTQDIVRGLDAAWNAGLMHRDIKPANVLLSPDGDAKIVDFGLSLLHSESDMEREIWVTPYYAAPETLLRGEEDFRTDMYALGATMYHLLVGLPPRVDASQSSDILLENKKNLPRLEQVVNDVSPMTCFIVDRLMAFDREDRFSSYPELMDAVEQALEEYARAMQESGLTWAEWRSVEARRARRRKCRMVVASSIASVAALAWGVWGWAEWREGVASSPATPSPSISPAAGTVPEGRGEESRLERSIRFGKLFNEAQESLNRGDLVKAAAMFGDLAAQPDCPLSTSLWAGLNQVLCMWVRGQFPEGVERLEELGGKMEACEDPEELERSGDIGNLIMYLSSADWSSRMPGLRSNSDLAVHYYVGMALKSWYFAGRWPEYGEFLDRVAADAADDRDRNVRELASAWLSNLEMYTDQYARLKRLQDMPEKTVAEVEAKRSAADFLREQMMIGDVPSMSPAYAALEGILDHLRMRYQAARDWEAAEAVKAAERQKEEERQKELEEEKRRKILLAAQSRSYEDICREAEDVMKKSGDYEKVSAVYGEAEKIISSPEVKARLAMRREMTDQMLPLFSRMEKLLPALLEKRPGKPLALKDGSRVRLKGMKGHLLTVEPQDSREGSGAYQVSWDALPFNSLHALARECRQKQPAEFSPLADTYAKPLLIFGRLTGTISAAQQEKALLQMDRAFIEKWNLWMNSLEEGEGLPEGDAKSS; this comes from the coding sequence ATGGTTCCCCAGCAAGAAAACATCGTCAATTGCCCGGCGTGCGGACAGCCCATGGATATTTCCCTGCTGCCGCTGTACGCCAACGCCATTTGCCCGGGCTGCCAGGCGCTGACGCGCGTAAAAACGCGTATGGGGCCCTACCATATTACCGGAAAGCTGGGAAAAGGCGGCATGAGCGTGGTGTTCCGTGCGGAGGATGCCGTTCTGGGGCGGGAAGTGGCCCTGAAAGTGCTGAACGATACCTATGCCGGAGATGCCCTGCGCTGTGAACGTTTTGAACGGGAAGCCCGGATCATGGCGCGGGTTTCCCATGAAAACCTGGTGAAAATTTATGCCGTGGGACGTGACCAGGGCCTTTTTTACATTGCCATGGAACTGGTGGAAGGCAATGGACTGGACGCCTTGATCGCCGCGGAGGAACGTGTGCCGGAAGACAGGGTGCTGCGCCTGACGCAGGATATCGTGCGCGGGCTGGACGCCGCGTGGAATGCGGGTCTCATGCACAGGGATATCAAGCCCGCCAACGTTCTTTTGTCCCCTGACGGGGATGCTAAGATTGTGGACTTCGGCCTGTCCCTGCTTCACAGTGAATCCGATATGGAGCGGGAAATATGGGTCACCCCTTATTACGCCGCGCCGGAAACGCTGTTGCGCGGAGAAGAGGACTTCCGTACGGACATGTACGCTCTGGGAGCTACCATGTACCATTTGCTCGTAGGCTTGCCTCCCCGTGTGGACGCCTCCCAGTCTTCCGATATTCTTCTGGAGAACAAAAAAAATCTCCCTCGCCTGGAGCAGGTGGTGAACGACGTTTCTCCCATGACCTGTTTCATTGTGGACAGGCTGATGGCTTTTGACAGGGAAGACAGGTTTTCTTCCTATCCCGAATTGATGGATGCCGTGGAGCAGGCCCTGGAGGAATATGCCCGGGCCATGCAGGAATCCGGTCTCACCTGGGCGGAATGGCGTTCGGTGGAGGCGCGGCGCGCACGGCGCAGGAAATGCCGCATGGTCGTAGCCTCTTCCATTGCTTCCGTAGCGGCTTTGGCATGGGGCGTTTGGGGATGGGCGGAGTGGAGGGAGGGCGTAGCCTCTTCTCCCGCCACTCCGTCTCCATCCATTTCTCCTGCGGCTGGAACGGTCCCGGAAGGCAGGGGGGAGGAATCGCGGCTGGAGCGCAGCATACGCTTTGGCAAACTGTTTAACGAGGCCCAGGAATCCCTGAACCGTGGGGATCTGGTGAAAGCCGCCGCCATGTTCGGCGATTTGGCGGCCCAGCCGGACTGCCCCCTTTCCACATCTTTGTGGGCCGGGTTAAACCAGGTGCTGTGCATGTGGGTGCGCGGCCAGTTCCCGGAAGGGGTGGAGCGTCTGGAGGAACTGGGCGGAAAGATGGAAGCCTGCGAGGACCCTGAAGAACTGGAACGCTCTGGGGACATCGGCAACCTGATCATGTACCTGAGTTCCGCGGACTGGTCTTCCCGGATGCCGGGACTGCGCTCCAATTCCGATCTGGCCGTGCATTACTATGTGGGCATGGCGTTGAAATCCTGGTACTTTGCCGGGAGATGGCCGGAATACGGCGAATTTCTGGACCGGGTGGCTGCTGATGCGGCGGACGACCGGGACAGGAACGTGCGTGAGCTGGCTTCTGCGTGGCTCAGCAATCTTGAAATGTATACGGATCAGTACGCGCGCTTGAAACGTCTTCAGGACATGCCGGAAAAAACAGTGGCGGAAGTGGAGGCCAAGCGGTCCGCGGCGGACTTTTTGCGGGAACAGATGATGATTGGAGACGTCCCTTCCATGTCTCCGGCTTATGCCGCGCTGGAAGGAATACTGGATCATTTGAGGATGCGGTACCAGGCTGCCCGGGACTGGGAGGCTGCGGAAGCCGTGAAGGCGGCTGAAAGGCAAAAGGAGGAGGAAAGGCAAAAAGAACTGGAGGAGGAAAAGAGAAGGAAAATCCTGCTGGCCGCCCAATCCAGAAGCTATGAGGATATTTGCCGGGAAGCGGAGGATGTGATGAAGAAAAGCGGTGATTATGAGAAAGTTTCCGCTGTTTATGGCGAGGCGGAAAAAATCATTTCCTCTCCTGAGGTGAAGGCCCGTCTGGCCATGCGGCGGGAAATGACGGACCAGATGCTGCCGCTGTTCTCCCGCATGGAGAAACTTTTGCCCGCACTGCTGGAAAAGAGGCCGGGGAAACCCCTGGCGCTCAAAGATGGCTCCAGGGTGCGCCTGAAAGGGATGAAGGGGCATCTGCTGACCGTGGAACCTCAGGACAGCAGGGAAGGAAGCGGCGCGTACCAGGTCAGTTGGGACGCGCTTCCGTTCAACTCCCTGCATGCTCTGGCGCGGGAATGCCGCCAGAAGCAGCCTGCGGAATTCTCTCCCCTGGCGGATACGTATGCCAAGCCTTTGCTTATTTTTGGCAGACTGACGGGAACCATTTCCGCCGCACAGCAGGAAAAAGCATTGCTTCAGATGGACCGCGCTTTCATTGAAAAATGGAATTTATGGATGAACAGTCTGGAGGAGGGGGAAGGGTTGCCGGAAGGCGATGCAAAATCAAGTTGA
- a CDS encoding ROK family protein, with the protein MNIQPKITPVLDPGFVPAVLWNQAFEAKAAADPASHQVDIALTRNDGTCFRWSGKLLPHTGENIALNETYVERIVKFLLWQKGGNIILVAGDDAIADMLASRYCKGGIREFDWDFIGKKIYGSPIEVKKVSLEELPEEYSGSMTLGRNLDGCRIGFDLGGSDRKCAAVVNGEVVYSEEVVWDPYFQKDPQYHIDGIQDSLERAAAHLPRVDAIGGSSAGVIINSEVRTSSLFRGVSQEDIEKTLGKVFRTLQKEKWNNIPFEVVNDGEVTALAGAMGMNDNAVLGVAMGTSEAAGYVDPEGHIKPWLNELAFAPVDYSEEGGVDEWSKDMGVGALYFSQQAVARLAPRAGFQFEGMPFPEQLKKVQAAMAEGDERARKIYETIGVHFGYAIAHYARFYDIRNLLFLGRVASGDGGQIIIDKAEEVLSTEFPELKIQLRVPDEKTKRHGQAVAAASLPALA; encoded by the coding sequence ATGAATATTCAACCCAAAATCACGCCTGTGCTGGATCCCGGCTTCGTGCCGGCCGTTCTTTGGAATCAAGCTTTTGAAGCCAAAGCCGCCGCCGATCCCGCTTCTCATCAAGTGGATATCGCTCTGACCCGCAATGACGGGACCTGCTTCCGCTGGTCCGGCAAGCTTCTTCCCCATACCGGAGAAAACATTGCCCTGAATGAGACTTATGTGGAGCGCATTGTGAAATTCCTGCTGTGGCAGAAGGGCGGCAATATCATCCTCGTTGCCGGGGATGACGCTATTGCGGACATGCTGGCCTCCCGCTACTGCAAGGGCGGTATCCGCGAATTCGACTGGGATTTCATCGGCAAGAAGATTTACGGCTCCCCGATTGAAGTGAAAAAGGTTTCCCTGGAAGAGCTTCCCGAGGAATACTCCGGCTCCATGACGCTGGGCCGCAACCTGGACGGATGCCGCATCGGTTTTGACCTGGGCGGTTCCGACCGCAAATGCGCCGCCGTGGTGAATGGGGAAGTGGTTTATTCCGAGGAAGTGGTCTGGGACCCTTACTTCCAGAAGGATCCCCAGTATCATATTGACGGAATTCAGGACTCCCTGGAACGCGCCGCCGCTCATCTCCCCCGGGTGGACGCCATCGGCGGATCCTCCGCAGGCGTAATCATCAACAGTGAAGTGCGCACTTCCTCCCTGTTCCGCGGCGTCAGCCAGGAAGACATTGAAAAGACCCTCGGCAAGGTATTCCGCACCCTCCAGAAAGAAAAATGGAACAACATTCCCTTTGAAGTGGTGAATGACGGTGAAGTTACCGCTCTCGCCGGCGCCATGGGCATGAACGACAACGCCGTGCTCGGCGTAGCCATGGGCACCTCCGAGGCTGCCGGCTATGTGGACCCGGAAGGCCACATCAAGCCCTGGCTGAATGAACTGGCTTTCGCCCCCGTGGACTACTCGGAAGAAGGCGGCGTGGACGAATGGTCCAAGGATATGGGCGTAGGCGCCCTTTATTTCTCCCAGCAGGCCGTGGCCCGCCTGGCACCCCGCGCCGGCTTCCAGTTTGAAGGAATGCCCTTCCCGGAACAGCTTAAAAAGGTTCAGGCCGCGATGGCGGAAGGCGACGAACGCGCACGCAAGATTTATGAAACCATCGGCGTGCACTTCGGCTATGCCATTGCCCACTACGCCAGATTCTATGACATCCGCAATCTGCTCTTCCTGGGGCGTGTGGCTTCCGGAGACGGCGGCCAGATCATTATTGACAAGGCGGAAGAAGTGCTGAGCACCGAATTCCCCGAGTTGAAGATCCAGCTCCGCGTGCCGGATGAAAAGACCAAGCGCCACGGCCAGGCCGTAGCCGCCGCTTCTCTTCCGGCTCTCGCCTGA
- the thiL gene encoding thiamine-phosphate kinase has protein sequence MEPEPSIRQTGEDALVARLLPLMPSNSALVTGPGDDCAIVRGAGNRQLLLKTDCVVEGMHFLPGTDPELIGRKALARAVSDIGAMGGTPLHALITLFVHADRPTSQVEGIYRGMGRLARQFGISIAGGESSGLPRDGLIINVALTGEVEEGKAVLRSTARAGDLIAVTGMLGGSFPTGHHLSFMPRVREGGILASSGVATSMMDLSDGLGTDLPRLAAASGLGFRIHEELLPVRPGFTTAQAVGDGEDYELLVTFRPGDRERAARLAAEHFPETPLTVIGEITAETASVLPAGYRHFN, from the coding sequence ATGGAACCTGAGCCCAGCATCCGGCAGACGGGGGAAGACGCGCTGGTAGCCCGTCTCCTGCCCCTGATGCCTTCCAATTCCGCCCTGGTAACGGGGCCTGGAGATGACTGCGCCATAGTCCGGGGAGCAGGGAACCGCCAGCTGCTCCTGAAAACGGACTGCGTGGTGGAAGGCATGCATTTCCTGCCCGGAACGGATCCGGAACTGATCGGGAGGAAAGCGCTGGCACGGGCCGTCTCAGACATAGGAGCCATGGGCGGAACGCCCCTGCACGCTCTGATAACCCTGTTCGTGCACGCAGACCGCCCCACCTCCCAGGTGGAAGGAATTTACCGGGGCATGGGGCGGCTGGCACGGCAGTTCGGCATCAGCATCGCCGGGGGGGAAAGCTCCGGCCTGCCCAGGGACGGGCTTATCATCAACGTGGCCCTGACCGGGGAAGTGGAGGAAGGCAAAGCCGTACTGCGCAGTACGGCGCGGGCGGGGGATCTGATTGCCGTTACGGGAATGCTTGGCGGCAGCTTCCCCACCGGGCACCATCTTTCCTTCATGCCGCGTGTCAGGGAAGGAGGCATCCTGGCCTCTTCCGGCGTAGCCACCTCCATGATGGACCTTTCTGACGGGCTGGGAACCGACCTTCCCCGGCTGGCGGCCGCCTCCGGGCTGGGGTTCCGTATTCATGAAGAACTCCTTCCCGTGCGCCCGGGGTTCACGACGGCACAGGCTGTGGGGGATGGGGAGGATTACGAATTACTGGTAACCTTCCGTCCCGGCGACCGCGAACGGGCGGCACGGCTGGCCGCGGAGCATTTTCCGGAAACGCCTCTCACCGTCATCGGGGAAATAACTGCGGAAACGGCCTCCGTCCTTCCCGCGGGTTACAGGCACTTCAACTAG
- the cmk gene encoding (d)CMP kinase, whose amino-acid sequence MHPAIAIDGPAASGKSTVAKLIADRLGYTFINTGAMYRAVTWYMLEQGINPADTAAVLESLPSVPLSFGKDGSRSVVLCGQRVLGEELTKQQVNDHVSTIAAIPEVRALLVERQREYNRREPVVMEGRDIGTVVFPDTPFKYFVTASEEVRAARRAAEGLTDSIAERDRKDSSRATAPLAQAPDALLVDTSDMTIDQVVRFITDNIQQKLSSR is encoded by the coding sequence ATGCATCCAGCCATCGCCATTGACGGTCCCGCCGCCTCCGGAAAATCTACCGTCGCCAAGCTTATCGCGGACCGCCTCGGTTATACGTTCATCAACACCGGGGCCATGTACCGGGCCGTCACCTGGTACATGCTGGAACAGGGCATCAACCCCGCGGATACGGCGGCCGTGCTGGAATCCCTGCCGTCCGTGCCCCTCTCTTTCGGCAAGGACGGCAGCCGGTCCGTAGTTCTGTGCGGGCAGCGCGTGCTGGGAGAAGAACTCACAAAACAGCAGGTCAACGACCACGTTTCCACCATCGCGGCCATTCCGGAAGTGCGCGCCCTGCTGGTGGAACGGCAGCGGGAATACAACCGCCGGGAACCTGTCGTGATGGAAGGCAGGGACATAGGCACCGTGGTTTTTCCGGATACGCCGTTCAAGTACTTCGTCACCGCCTCCGAGGAAGTGAGGGCCGCGCGCCGCGCCGCAGAAGGCCTGACGGACTCCATCGCGGAACGGGACCGCAAGGACTCCTCCCGCGCTACCGCCCCGCTGGCGCAGGCGCCGGACGCTCTGCTGGTGGATACGTCAGACATGACGATTGACCAGGTCGTCCGTTTCATCACCGACAACATCCAACAAAAACTCTCCTCCAGATGA
- a CDS encoding flavin reductase — translation MKKIEPKEIQDNAVQLIGDDWMLVTAGSPEHFNMMTASWGGLGFMWKKPVAFVVIRPQRHTFRFIEAGDELTLSFFSHEYHKALTVCGTTSGRDTDKVAASGLTPYVTENGNVSFTEARLVLECRKLYAEPLNPEAFLDKTIVPEWYAAGDFHKMYIVEILNVWVKE, via the coding sequence ATGAAGAAGATTGAACCAAAAGAGATTCAGGATAATGCCGTACAATTGATTGGGGACGACTGGATGCTGGTGACGGCGGGTTCCCCGGAGCATTTCAACATGATGACGGCCAGCTGGGGCGGGTTGGGGTTCATGTGGAAGAAGCCCGTGGCGTTTGTAGTTATCCGCCCCCAGCGCCATACTTTCCGTTTTATTGAGGCCGGGGACGAACTGACGCTTTCCTTTTTCAGCCATGAGTACCATAAGGCTTTGACCGTGTGCGGAACAACGAGCGGACGGGATACGGACAAGGTGGCCGCCTCCGGCCTGACGCCATATGTGACGGAGAACGGAAATGTAAGTTTTACGGAAGCGCGCCTGGTGCTGGAGTGCCGCAAGCTGTACGCGGAGCCTCTCAATCCGGAAGCTTTTCTGGATAAAACCATTGTGCCGGAGTGGTATGCCGCCGGGGATTTCCATAAGATGTATATTGTGGAAATCCTGAATGTATGGGTGAAGGAATAG
- the recF gene encoding DNA replication/repair protein RecF (All proteins in this family for which functions are known are DNA-binding proteins that assist the filamentation of RecA onto DNA for the initiation of recombination or recombinational repair.), with the protein MISRLKLMDFRCYGSFSWQIPQQGAIILGDNARGKTSLLEAVCFLLRLQSPRTARTGPLASHGKQSFGIRGELPGQIRRILWAPNAPDLRVNGEPRKDQRSYLADSYPVVWMGNDDLSLVQAGADARRKYMDFLGSQWHPGYRLALFSYRRALKTRNYLLKHRHRDKLQLDAYTRQLALHGTELRNLRAHLLALLAPHIALAYRNIGGRQEQVSIAYRASEEGDLYERLCASMDRDIRYGQTQNGPHRDDLDITLNGRNAAQFASEGQQRTTAISMKLAQSSLLTEETGHTPIHLIDDVFGELDPTRRIAFLQSLPADAQSLITTTHLDWLHDAPCPLPAFRLENGTLVPL; encoded by the coding sequence ATGATCTCCAGGCTGAAATTAATGGACTTCCGTTGCTACGGAAGCTTCTCCTGGCAGATCCCGCAGCAGGGGGCTATCATCCTGGGAGACAACGCCCGGGGAAAAACCAGCCTGCTGGAAGCCGTTTGCTTCCTGCTGCGCCTGCAATCCCCGCGCACGGCCCGGACCGGGCCGCTGGCCTCCCACGGAAAACAATCCTTCGGCATCCGCGGAGAGCTTCCGGGACAAATCCGGCGCATCCTGTGGGCGCCGAACGCCCCGGACCTCCGCGTCAACGGAGAGCCCCGCAAAGACCAGCGCAGCTACCTGGCGGACAGCTATCCCGTGGTATGGATGGGGAATGACGACCTTTCCCTGGTGCAGGCCGGCGCGGATGCCCGCCGGAAATACATGGACTTTCTGGGCAGCCAGTGGCACCCAGGCTACAGACTGGCCCTGTTCAGCTACCGCCGGGCGCTGAAAACGCGCAATTACCTGCTCAAGCACAGGCACCGGGACAAACTCCAGCTGGACGCCTACACGCGCCAGCTGGCCCTGCACGGCACGGAACTGAGAAACCTGCGCGCCCATCTGCTGGCGCTCTTGGCGCCCCATATCGCCCTGGCCTACCGCAATATCGGCGGAAGGCAGGAACAGGTCTCCATCGCTTACCGCGCCTCGGAGGAAGGAGACCTGTATGAACGGCTGTGCGCCTCCATGGACCGGGACATCCGGTACGGGCAAACCCAGAACGGCCCCCACCGGGATGACCTGGACATCACGCTGAACGGAAGAAACGCCGCTCAATTCGCCTCCGAAGGGCAGCAGCGCACCACCGCCATCTCCATGAAGCTGGCGCAGTCTTCCCTTCTGACGGAAGAAACGGGACATACGCCCATCCATCTGATTGACGATGTCTTCGGGGAGCTGGACCCCACGCGCCGGATAGCCTTTCTGCAGTCGCTTCCAGCGGACGCGCAGAGCCTCATCACCACCACCCATCTGGACTGGCTGCACGATGCTCCTTGCCCCCTGCCAGCCTTCCGGCTGGAGAATGGAACACTTGTCCCCCTCTGA